One genomic segment of Arachis duranensis cultivar V14167 chromosome 4, aradu.V14167.gnm2.J7QH, whole genome shotgun sequence includes these proteins:
- the LOC107484732 gene encoding embryo-specific protein ATS3A-like: MYIFHVLMSLIRVSVTSRYKIFCLKDKAKMGLLTDNGWQYLCCCVLLLVIVAGGESIVAPELKKNCTYLITVETTCTWGAETSTNVSLRFGDTNSNDILVRHLNSKHLRKVDPLEPEILDDMPRKPFQACMVDQFEVKAACVESPICYLYLKLIGNDDWRPGFAQVRVLEAEGSRLSSDYFYFRRYLPRHVWHGSDACDSEVTPFGIKKKRKVYRNIP; this comes from the exons ATGTATATATTCCACGTTTTAATGTCACTAATACGAGTAAGTGTCACAAGCAGATATAAGATCTTTTGCTTGAAGGACAAAGCAAAAATGGGGCTTCTGACAGATAATGGATGGCAATATTTATGTTGTTGTGTTTTATTGCTTGTTATTGTCGCCGGAGGTGAAAGTATAGTAGCACCAGAATTGAag AAAAATTGCACTTATCTCATAACCGTGGAAACCACTTGCACATGGGGAGCGGAAACGTCAACTAATGTAAGCCTAAGATTTGGAGACACAAATTCAAATGACATATTGGTAAGACACTTGAACTCCAAGCACCTAAGGAAAGTTGACCCTTTGGAGCCTGAGATTCTTGATGACATGCCAAGGAAGCCGTTTCAAGCATGCATGGTGGACCAATTTGAGGTCAAAGCGGCATGCGTCGAATCCCCCATATGTTACTTGTACCTCAAGTTAATCGGCAATGATGACTGGCGGCCGGGTTTCGCACAGGTTCGGGTGCTTGAGGCCGAGGGCTCCCGTCTTAGCTCCGATTACTTCTATTTCCGACGATATCTGCCTAGACATGTGTGGCATGGTTCAGATGCATGTGATAGTGAGGTAACTCCTTTTGGtatcaagaagaaaagaaaggtttACCGGAACATTCCATGA